A genomic stretch from Pochonia chlamydosporia 170 chromosome 4, whole genome shotgun sequence includes:
- a CDS encoding ran/spi1 binding protein (similar to Metarhizium acridum CQMa 102 XP_007807981.1) encodes MSGAENTEPKVEETKPAETTEVTGSASAPAPAAADEKPVTSSAVFSMFGGGAKKEKKEEDEDRGDNSGSAKAQRDAAKAEGGEEEAPESEDVHFEPVIKLTEKVETKTNEESEEQLFKMRAKLFKFSKESSEWKERGTGDVRLLKHKENGKTRLVMRRDKTLKVCANHYIVPEMKLSPNVGSDRSWVWNAAADVSEGEPEACTLAIRFANSENANLFKDAFLKAQKENEVIFGKEGGEANKPE; translated from the exons ATGTCTGGCGCTGAGAACACCGAACCCAAGGTCGAGGAGACCAAGCCCGCCGAGACCACCGAG GTTACCGGTTCCGCTTCCGCCCCCGCCCCTGCTGCCGCCGATGAGAAGCCTGTGACCTCTTCGGCCGTGTTCTCCATgtttggaggcggcgccaagaaggagaagaaggaggaggatgaggaccGTGGTGATAACTCTGGCAGCGCCAAGGCCCAGCGTGACGCCGCGAAGGCTGAGGGTGGTGAG GAGGAGGCTCCCGAGAGCGAGGACGTCCACTTCGAGCCCGTCATCAAGCTCACCGAAAAGGTCGAGACCAAGACTAACGAGGAGTCCGAGGAGCAGCTCTTCAAGATGCGCGCAAAGCTGTTCAAGTTCTCCAAGGAGTCTAGCGAGTGGAAGGAGCGCGGAACTGGTGATGTCCGCCTTCTCAAGCACAAAGAGAAcggcaagaccagactggttATGCGACGTGACAAGACCCTCAAGGTCTGCGCTAACCACTACA TTGTGCCCGAGATGAAACTTTCCCCCAATGTTGGCTCTGACCGCAGCTGGGTGTGGaatgccgccgccgatgtCAGTGAAGGCGAGCCCGAGGCTTGCACCCTGGCCATTCGCTTTGCCAACTCTGAGA ATGCCAACCTCTTCAAGGATGCTTTCTTGAAGGCGCAGAAGGAAAACGAGGTGATCTTTGGCAAAGAGGGAGGTGAGGCCAACAAGCCTGAATAG